A genomic stretch from Empedobacter stercoris includes:
- a CDS encoding translation initiation factor produces the protein MNDLHDQLKNLFPDHIAEPEENQEVENELWMQDDPLICKYEKRKGKPTTVIEGYTGADEDFKQLAKEIKVFLGVGGSFKDDSIIIQGDYRDKIMSYLKDKGFKVKRVGG, from the coding sequence CGACCAATTAAAAAATTTATTTCCTGATCATATCGCAGAACCAGAAGAAAATCAAGAGGTTGAAAATGAATTATGGATGCAAGATGATCCATTGATATGTAAATACGAAAAACGTAAAGGAAAACCTACCACTGTAATAGAAGGGTACACGGGAGCGGACGAAGATTTTAAACAATTGGCCAAAGAAATAAAGGTCTTTTTGGGGGTTGGAGGCAGTTTCAAAGACGATTCGATCATTATACAAGGAGATTATCGCGATAAAATAATGTCTTACTTGAAGGATAAAGGATTTAAAGTGAAAAGGGTAGGTGGTTAA